GGTTGGAGGAACCACCCGAGGGCGCGCGGATCACGGTAGCGGGGCTGGTGATCCTGCGCCAAAGGCCTGGAACCGCAAAGGGGGTGATTTTTCTCACGCTCGAAGATGAAACCGGTGTGGTCAACATCGTGGTCTGGCGCAAGATCTACGAACGCTTCCGCCGCGCGGTCATTGCCGGGCGGCTGTTGCGGGTGACGGGTCGAATGCAGCGGGCGCATTCGGTCACTCACGTGATCGCCGAAGAGATCGAGGACATCTCGGACATGCTGGACCATCTTCTAGCCCCGCAAGACGCCCCCTGATGTCTTCCTTTGCGCCGCGCGCCCTTTTGCGGTATGGTCACGCCAAACGCCCACAGAGGCCCGAGCATGACCCAGTTTCGCACCATCTTGAGCGCGCTTGCGCTGACGGTCTTGGCGGCCTGTGGCTCGGCTGTGCCTGATTTGGGTGGGTTGAACGAGCCGGAAGTCACGCGTTTCAACGCCGAGGCCCCGCCCGGTGCCGCACCCAACACCTGTTGGGGCAAGGATGTGACACCTGCCATCATCGAAACCGTCACCAATCAGGTGATGCTGCAACCGGCCGAAGTGCTGGCTGATGGCTCTGTACAGCAGCCCGCGATCTTCAAGACAGAAACGCAACAGCAGATCGTTCGCCCCCGGCAAGAGACTTGGTTTCAGACCCCCTGTGCGGACGAAATGACATCCGAATTCGTCTCTTCGGTTCAGCGTGCCCTGGCGGTCCGGTATTTGTACCGCGGGCCAATCAATGGCGAAATGGACGCGCGCACCCGGGCTGCGGTGCGCCGGTATCAAAAGCCCGAAGGGCTCGACTCTGGCATTCTGAGCCTTGCGGCTGCGCGCAAACTGGGACTGGTCACTGTTGAACTTGATGGTGTCGAAGCAGACCTTGAACCCGATAAAGTCCAGCAAGAAGACATCTGAGCCGCCTTGTTTCACTTTCGTTTGAACAGCGTATCCTGCGCCTGTTTGCTGCGGTGATCCCCTCGCAATTCGATTTTCAAGGATTGCCCAGCCTGCACGCCGGGGCGGTTGCCGACCTGCTCCAGCCAACGTGCGAAATGGGGTTTGTCCTCAAGCATCTGCTGCTGCCCCTCCCAAAGACAAGCCCATGGCCAGATCGCCATGTCCGCAATGGAATAGAAATCGCCAGCCACATATTCGTTTTCGGCCAAGCGCCGATCCAGAACGCCGTAAAGACGGCCCACCTCGGCGCGATAACGGTCCTTGGCATAGGGCAGGTCCTGCGGTGGATCCATGTTGGGCGCGTACTTCAGAAAGTGATGTGCCTGTCCCGCCATTGGTCCGACACCCCCCATCTGCCACATCAGCCATTGCTCGACGCTCAGGTGGTCGCGTTCGGATTCGCCATAGAACTGCCCGGTTTTGCGCGCCAGATACATCAGGATCGCGCCGCTTTCGAACAGCGACACCGAGACGCCATCCGGGCCATCAGGATCAACAATGGCAGGCATCCTGTTGTTGGGCGCGATTTTCAGAAACTCGGGGTCGAATTGATCCCCTTTGCCGATGTTGACCAGGTGCAGGTTGTAAGGCAGTCCCATCTCTTCGAGAGCGATCGACACTTTCCACCCGTTGGGCGTAGGCCAGTAATACAAATCAATCGGTTGTTGCATGTCACGCTCCCTTTGTCGCGCCGGATGGCCCGGATATCAGAAGCGGATCATGGGGTATTTTGTACAAACGGCAAGGGAAAGTCATAGCGCGGCATTGCAAACAAACGTGACCAACGCGCGTCGGTCTGTTCGGGCAGGGCATTTCGCAGCGTAGCCAAAGAAAGCGGTTTGTCTGAGGACAGCAGGCGGTCATACAGGGCAAACACGCCGGGGCGCATGTAGCTGGACCAATGACAGACCCGGCGGTCTGGGGCTTCGATCGACACGCCAAGGGCGGCCAAAGCGTTCAGGCTGTCGCGGCAATCCAACTGAAGCGTTACGGCATTTGCAGCGGCAATACCTTGGCCAATGGCCCGGTCATGGGGAAGGGGCGGTGCAATCAACCGTTCAAACAAAAAATCGAACAGATCGTTTTCGCGCGCGGTCACATTGATGAATTCCGCCGCTGCTCCGGCCGGCGTGGACAGCGCCGCAAGTGCCCGCGCCCGGTAGGTTGCGCCTGTCAGAGAGATGATCCGGCTCAGGTCACCCGGTTCCAAGTGGTGCAAGGCCTCCAGCGCCAGTTCGACGCCTAGGGAATGGCCAATGAAATGGATCGGGCGGTTCGGGTTCTCTTGTTTCAGGCCGATGACGACACGGGCCAGTGCCTGCCCGGCCTGCAGCGCACACCGCCGCGCGGACCAAAGGGTTCCATGTGCATTCCACCCAAAGGCAACGGTCAGTCGGTCGGTGCGGTCAAGCCCGAGCGCGCGCGGCCAGCTTTTGACGCGTTTGGGATAGGTTTGAGGCGTCATGGAAAACACAAGGTGGTGTGGGCAGTCGACCGGATCGTGGGGGCAGTAGGTGTACCCGTGGGTCATGATCACAACTGGTCCGGGAATGTCGCGTGTTTGCCGGATCAGGCTGTCCACCGATTGCGGGCTGTCATGCAATCCCGGCTGCGTTCCTTGCGCGTTGATCCGAAGTATCGTCATCCAGTTGCCCCAATCCAGATGTGCATGATCGGCTTTGCATGACGCTATGACGGTTGGGTGAAGCCCCGGTTACAGCTCCGTGACGGTTGGTGTTGCCAGCTGCAATAGATCGTGACCGAGGTAGGCTTGACGCAGCTTGTCGCGAGGCGTAAACGCTGAGACACGAGCTACGTGGCGATTTGTTACCGGATTGCGGGCCACGCTAAACAACACCGCTAAAAGGTCAGGATGAAAGCCCCCTTTCGCTTGACCGCGTTAGGGGTTTTTTATTTTGAGCTTTCCGCCGGAAAGCAGAGAAAGGAATGACGACATGAGCGACAGCTGGAATAAGCGGACCCAAGCCGTCCACGGTGGTGTGCGCCGCAGCCAATACAACGAAGTCAGCGAAGCGATCTTTCTGACCCAGGGGTTCGTCTACGATAACGCCGAAGCT
This Falsiruegeria litorea R37 DNA region includes the following protein-coding sequences:
- a CDS encoding OB-fold nucleic acid binding domain-containing protein, whose amino-acid sequence is MFVTPIHQTSGSGGWPRPPACVMAARLEEPPEGARITVAGLVILRQRPGTAKGVIFLTLEDETGVVNIVVWRKIYERFRRAVIAGRLLRVTGRMQRAHSVTHVIAEEIEDISDMLDHLLAPQDAP
- a CDS encoding peptidoglycan-binding domain-containing protein; amino-acid sequence: MTQFRTILSALALTVLAACGSAVPDLGGLNEPEVTRFNAEAPPGAAPNTCWGKDVTPAIIETVTNQVMLQPAEVLADGSVQQPAIFKTETQQQIVRPRQETWFQTPCADEMTSEFVSSVQRALAVRYLYRGPINGEMDARTRAAVRRYQKPEGLDSGILSLAAARKLGLVTVELDGVEADLEPDKVQQEDI
- a CDS encoding glutathione S-transferase N-terminal domain-containing protein, translated to MQQPIDLYYWPTPNGWKVSIALEEMGLPYNLHLVNIGKGDQFDPEFLKIAPNNRMPAIVDPDGPDGVSVSLFESGAILMYLARKTGQFYGESERDHLSVEQWLMWQMGGVGPMAGQAHHFLKYAPNMDPPQDLPYAKDRYRAEVGRLYGVLDRRLAENEYVAGDFYSIADMAIWPWACLWEGQQQMLEDKPHFARWLEQVGNRPGVQAGQSLKIELRGDHRSKQAQDTLFKRK
- a CDS encoding alpha/beta hydrolase, whose protein sequence is MTILRINAQGTQPGLHDSPQSVDSLIRQTRDIPGPVVIMTHGYTYCPHDPVDCPHHLVFSMTPQTYPKRVKSWPRALGLDRTDRLTVAFGWNAHGTLWSARRCALQAGQALARVVIGLKQENPNRPIHFIGHSLGVELALEALHHLEPGDLSRIISLTGATYRARALAALSTPAGAAAEFINVTARENDLFDFLFERLIAPPLPHDRAIGQGIAAANAVTLQLDCRDSLNALAALGVSIEAPDRRVCHWSSYMRPGVFALYDRLLSSDKPLSLATLRNALPEQTDARWSRLFAMPRYDFPLPFVQNTP